The Lepus europaeus isolate LE1 chromosome 1, mLepTim1.pri, whole genome shotgun sequence genome contains the following window.
CCTTGGACAAGCCCTTCTTGTTGGTCCCTTTGTATTTGCGGGCGTTGGGGTGCTCGTGCAGAAGGCGCGCCCACGCCGCCCGCGACTTGGTGTCCACACGCAGGTCCCGCAGCAGTCGCGATCGGTCGCCCTTGAGGTTGGCGCCTCCGCCCCCGGGAGCCTTGTCGCCCTTCTTCTGCCCGCCGCCTGCAGTCTGGGGCTCGGGCACCTCCTCCCCAGGCGGGTTCCGTGgggcctgtccaaaaaaagagtGGGCAGGTGAAGGGATGCACGGTTGCAGCGCAGGGCGC
Protein-coding sequences here:
- the NPPC gene encoding C-type natriuretic peptide codes for the protein MHLSQLLACALLLTLLSLRPSEAKPGAAPKAPRNPPGEEVPEPQTAGGGQKKGDKAPGGGGANLKGDRSRLLRDLRVDTKSRAAWARLLHEHPNARKYKGTNKKGLSKGCFGLKLDRIGSMSGLGC